A genomic window from Cupriavidus basilensis includes:
- a CDS encoding carbohydrate porin translates to MLFAVSPASGRLPVLRSRCLAVVLLAAWGLNACAQTGPDLAAADVPAAPMAAQRAATPPEADPLAALISNEQSAAAPIAGDAPVAAITQEAPKGAAADGASPATSTAPPPTLPEPPPPATWANAGLDDNGIELAGPPDPPLPPEPVVAPPPPVVLFPKRLGEFVAEAVPEVATPAEGEVADTPALAGESYALVSQLPADDPAGEQVWRLGYSGRAAYDDRTTATRACAGGGTLSTGIGGGLACRSTGEVKVKESLFSLDGGAQVQLVAQAKGTDATSINGRPAAVDPYALLPQIYTSVSGLSVLDGATMWAGRRESSSFLMSSGLLPPTSPAMRFGVDNARFGDIALNYQYTARNDLNGANLPSYHSLRTAPIATNEKGSVQLGYTRVEAQPLIQQTGSAWWVSAMHEQQGVLAGTNRFGMQFGEGSRNALTGYTGMGPALSRVRVAESMEWKQRSGLGLAGSVESSMQFDRSPVGMLQWMATRVRPAYIASDQFKLTFEVAHDQISSGFGASGQRTAVTVAPTFTLGKAAGNANLRAFYTYSKASDVDGIAFASPADTWASQTSGSIFGVQLNRRW, encoded by the coding sequence ATGTTGTTTGCCGTTTCGCCCGCCTCCGGCCGCTTGCCGGTGCTCCGCTCGCGTTGCCTAGCCGTTGTCTTGCTGGCCGCCTGGGGATTGAACGCGTGCGCGCAGACCGGACCTGACCTGGCGGCAGCCGATGTGCCGGCCGCGCCCATGGCGGCACAGCGTGCGGCTACCCCGCCTGAGGCTGACCCGCTGGCAGCGCTGATTTCGAACGAACAATCGGCTGCGGCCCCGATAGCCGGCGATGCTCCAGTCGCGGCAATCACGCAGGAAGCGCCCAAAGGCGCCGCTGCGGATGGTGCTTCGCCCGCCACCAGCACCGCCCCCCCCCCCACCCTGCCAGAGCCGCCCCCGCCTGCTACCTGGGCCAATGCCGGCCTGGACGACAACGGCATCGAGCTCGCCGGCCCGCCAGATCCACCCTTGCCTCCGGAACCGGTTGTTGCGCCTCCCCCGCCCGTGGTGCTCTTTCCCAAGCGCCTTGGCGAGTTCGTGGCGGAGGCCGTGCCGGAGGTCGCCACGCCTGCTGAGGGCGAGGTTGCCGACACGCCGGCGCTGGCTGGCGAAAGCTATGCACTGGTGTCCCAGCTGCCGGCCGATGATCCCGCCGGCGAGCAGGTCTGGCGGCTCGGCTACAGCGGTCGCGCCGCGTATGACGATCGCACCACCGCCACCCGTGCCTGCGCTGGCGGTGGCACCTTGTCCACCGGCATCGGCGGTGGACTCGCGTGCCGCAGCACCGGTGAGGTCAAGGTCAAGGAGTCCCTGTTCTCGCTAGACGGCGGCGCGCAGGTACAACTGGTGGCGCAGGCCAAGGGGACCGATGCCACGTCGATCAATGGCCGCCCGGCCGCGGTCGATCCCTATGCCCTGCTGCCGCAGATCTATACCTCGGTCAGCGGGCTGTCGGTGCTGGACGGCGCCACGATGTGGGCCGGCCGGCGCGAGAGCTCATCGTTCCTGATGTCGTCAGGGCTGCTGCCGCCCACGTCGCCGGCGATGCGTTTCGGCGTGGATAACGCCCGCTTTGGCGATATCGCGCTCAACTACCAGTACACCGCGCGCAATGACCTGAATGGCGCCAACCTGCCGAGCTATCACTCGCTGCGCACCGCGCCCATCGCCACCAATGAGAAAGGCTCGGTGCAACTGGGCTATACGCGGGTGGAAGCGCAGCCGTTGATCCAGCAGACCGGAAGTGCGTGGTGGGTGTCAGCCATGCACGAGCAGCAAGGCGTGCTCGCCGGCACCAACCGCTTCGGCATGCAGTTTGGTGAGGGCAGCCGTAACGCGTTGACCGGCTACACCGGCATGGGGCCCGCCTTGTCGCGGGTACGCGTGGCGGAATCGATGGAGTGGAAGCAGCGCTCGGGGCTGGGCCTGGCGGGTTCGGTCGAGTCCAGCATGCAGTTCGACCGCTCGCCGGTGGGCATGCTGCAATGGATGGCCACGCGCGTGCGCCCCGCCTATATCGCGAGCGACCAGTTCAAGCTGACCTTCGAGGTGGCGCACGATCAGATCTCTTCGGGCTTCGGTGCCAGCGGACAGCGCACGGCCGTGACCGTGGCGCCCACTTTCACGCTTGGCAAGGCAGCCGGCAATGCCAACCTGCGCGCCTTCTACACCTACAGCAAGGCCAGCGACGTGGACGGCATCGCCTTTGCCTCACCCGCCGATACCTGGGCTTCGCAGACCTCGGGCTCCATCTTCGGTGTGCAGCTCAATCGCCGCTGGTAG
- a CDS encoding 2-dehydropantoate 2-reductase translates to MTSLCIVGAGAVGGFIGARLARSGQALNVLARGQTLEALRSQGLTLIEGERTETFPVNAQGDPAALGTQDVVILAVKAPALPQLAQTIGPLIGPDTVVVTAMNGVPWWFFERPGPHAGLSLRTVDPQGAIARAIPGAQVIGCVVHLTASTPAPATVRHGFGARLILGAAGGATGMAAGKLEAVASLLASGGLEVERSAAIQQDIWFKLWGNMTMNPVSVLTGATCDRILDDPLVNRFCLAVMAEASKIGAVIGCPIAQSGEERNQVTRKLGAFKTSMLQDAQAGRPVEIDALVASVREIGEHVGIATPNIDALLGLVRLHAQVRGLY, encoded by the coding sequence ATGACATCCCTATGCATCGTCGGCGCAGGTGCCGTCGGCGGCTTTATCGGCGCACGGCTCGCCCGCTCCGGGCAGGCGCTGAACGTCCTGGCGCGCGGCCAGACGCTGGAGGCACTGCGCTCGCAAGGCCTGACCCTGATCGAGGGCGAGCGCACCGAGACGTTTCCGGTCAACGCGCAAGGCGATCCCGCAGCGCTAGGTACGCAAGATGTGGTGATCCTGGCAGTGAAAGCCCCGGCATTGCCGCAGCTGGCGCAGACCATCGGGCCACTGATCGGCCCTGATACGGTGGTGGTGACGGCGATGAACGGCGTGCCGTGGTGGTTCTTCGAGCGGCCCGGCCCGCATGCCGGGTTGTCGCTGCGCACCGTGGATCCGCAAGGCGCCATTGCGCGCGCCATTCCTGGCGCGCAGGTGATCGGTTGCGTGGTGCACCTCACCGCCTCTACGCCGGCCCCGGCCACGGTGCGCCACGGCTTTGGCGCGCGCCTGATCCTGGGTGCCGCAGGTGGCGCTACGGGCATGGCAGCCGGCAAGCTCGAGGCCGTGGCCAGCCTGCTCGCCAGTGGCGGCCTGGAGGTCGAGCGCAGCGCCGCGATCCAGCAGGACATCTGGTTCAAGCTGTGGGGCAATATGACGATGAACCCGGTCTCCGTGCTGACCGGCGCCACCTGCGACCGCATCCTCGACGATCCGCTGGTCAATCGTTTCTGCCTGGCTGTGATGGCAGAAGCCAGCAAGATCGGCGCGGTCATCGGCTGCCCAATCGCGCAGAGCGGCGAGGAGCGCAACCAGGTCACGCGCAAGCTGGGCGCTTTCAAGACTTCGATGCTGCAGGATGCGCAGGCCGGGCGGCCGGTGGAGATCGATGCGCTGGTGGCATCGGTGCGGGAAATCGGCGAGCACGTCGGGATCGCGACCCCCAACATCGATGCGCTGCTGGGGCTGGTACGGCTGCATGCGCAAGTGCGTGGGCTTTACTGA
- the rarD gene encoding EamA family transporter RarD: MQTGIIYALLAYIIWGLLPLYIKSLHGIAPMEILLHRMVWSLVFLGLVLTWRRHWGWLRGVWTNPRLLAGFVASALLLSGNWFLYIWSVSNGRVVDASLGYFINPLFNVLLGVLFLHERLRPGQWASIALAAAGVVWLTVAAGQLPWIALALAATFGGYGLLRKTATLGALEGLSLETMLLFPLAASALAYLFATGQADFTGVGGGVQLLALLAGPVTAVPLLLFAAGARRIPLSLLGLLQYTGPTLQLLLGVWLWNEPFPASKQIGFAMIWISLVVYAVEGIWAGRQRAKLAPQG; this comes from the coding sequence ATGCAAACCGGCATCATCTACGCGCTGCTCGCCTACATCATCTGGGGCTTGCTGCCGCTCTATATCAAATCCCTCCACGGCATCGCGCCTATGGAGATCCTGCTGCACCGCATGGTGTGGTCGCTGGTGTTCCTGGGGCTGGTGCTGACCTGGCGGCGCCACTGGGGCTGGCTGCGCGGAGTCTGGACCAATCCGCGCCTGCTGGCCGGCTTCGTCGCCAGTGCGCTGCTGCTGAGCGGCAACTGGTTTCTCTACATCTGGTCGGTATCGAACGGCCGGGTGGTCGACGCCAGCCTGGGCTACTTCATCAACCCGCTGTTCAATGTGCTGCTGGGCGTATTGTTCCTGCACGAGCGGCTGCGTCCCGGCCAGTGGGCCTCCATTGCGCTGGCCGCGGCAGGCGTGGTCTGGCTGACCGTGGCCGCGGGCCAGTTGCCATGGATTGCGCTGGCGCTGGCCGCCACCTTCGGCGGCTACGGGCTGCTGCGCAAGACCGCCACGCTGGGCGCGCTGGAAGGCCTCTCGCTTGAGACCATGCTGCTGTTCCCGCTGGCGGCAAGCGCTCTGGCTTACCTGTTCGCGACGGGCCAGGCCGACTTCACCGGGGTGGGCGGCGGGGTGCAGTTGCTGGCGCTGCTTGCCGGGCCGGTCACCGCCGTCCCCTTGCTGCTGTTTGCGGCCGGCGCGCGGCGTATCCCGCTGTCCTTGCTGGGGCTGCTGCAGTACACCGGCCCGACGCTGCAGCTGCTGCTCGGCGTATGGCTCTGGAACGAGCCGTTCCCGGCCAGCAAGCAGATCGGCTTCGCGATGATCTGGATATCGCTGGTTGTTTATGCGGTCGAGGGGATATGGGCGGGGCGCCAGCGCGCGAAGCTGGCGCCGCAAGGGTAA
- a CDS encoding aquaporin, whose product MADPAHAAEPHSASVPAAASTLCQRLVAEGLGTALLVAVVVGSGIRAQQLAGGNVALALLANSLATGGGLIALLLALGPVSGGHFNPVVTLSAMVRGALPARDAWRYGLVQMGGAIAGVACAHAMFGEPMLAWSAQSRTGPSMWWSEFVATFGLIGVAIGTGRSRAGLVPFAVAGYITAGYWFTASTSFANPALTLACALTATFTGIRAIDVPGFVLAQLAGGLSATLVFHWLLRAAAAAAIAPTSGD is encoded by the coding sequence ATGGCCGACCCGGCCCACGCTGCCGAACCGCACAGCGCAAGCGTACCTGCGGCTGCGAGCACGCTCTGCCAGCGTCTGGTCGCGGAAGGACTCGGCACGGCGCTGCTGGTAGCGGTGGTGGTAGGCTCGGGCATTCGCGCGCAGCAGCTGGCCGGCGGCAATGTCGCGCTGGCCTTGCTGGCGAACTCGCTGGCCACGGGCGGCGGGCTGATTGCATTGTTGCTGGCGCTGGGACCGGTCTCGGGTGGGCACTTCAACCCGGTCGTCACGCTCTCGGCGATGGTGCGCGGCGCGCTGCCAGCGCGCGATGCCTGGCGTTACGGACTAGTGCAGATGGGTGGCGCCATCGCAGGGGTCGCCTGCGCGCATGCGATGTTTGGCGAACCGATGCTGGCCTGGTCGGCGCAAAGCCGCACCGGGCCATCGATGTGGTGGAGCGAGTTTGTTGCCACCTTTGGCCTCATCGGCGTAGCGATTGGTACCGGGCGCAGCCGGGCCGGGCTGGTGCCGTTCGCGGTGGCCGGCTATATCACGGCGGGGTACTGGTTCACGGCATCGACGTCATTCGCCAACCCGGCGCTGACCCTTGCGTGCGCGCTGACGGCAACCTTCACCGGCATTCGCGCCATCGATGTGCCGGGCTTCGTGCTGGCGCAGCTAGCGGGCGGGCTTAGCGCCACGCTGGTCTTCCACTGGCTGCTGCGAGCAGCGGCCGCAGCCGCTATCGCGCCTACCAGCGGCGATTGA
- a CDS encoding response regulator transcription factor — MRILLIEDDRQIASGVEAGLAQAGHQVRVVHDGVYATEHLLREQHDLVILDLGLPGIDGMTLLARYRARNRTTPVIILTARDELEDKLSGLNAGADDYLVKPFALPELEARVRVLLRRSQHGEAAPERDVRLGRLRLSGNDRRMFIDGKPLELSPREFAVLELLLQRQGRVVSKAQLQDHLATFAHPAGEGGDTVGDTAIEVYVHRVRKKLEECDVEIVTVRGFGYLLQIRAGT; from the coding sequence ATGCGTATCCTTCTGATCGAGGACGACCGCCAGATCGCCAGTGGCGTCGAAGCCGGCCTGGCCCAAGCCGGCCATCAGGTGCGCGTGGTGCACGACGGCGTCTACGCCACCGAGCACCTGCTGCGCGAACAACACGACCTGGTGATCCTCGACCTGGGCCTGCCCGGCATCGACGGCATGACCCTGCTGGCGCGCTACCGCGCCCGCAACCGCACCACCCCGGTCATCATCCTGACCGCGCGCGACGAACTCGAAGACAAGCTCTCTGGCCTGAACGCCGGCGCCGACGACTACCTGGTCAAGCCCTTCGCCCTGCCCGAGCTGGAGGCGCGCGTGCGCGTATTGCTGCGCCGCAGCCAGCACGGCGAGGCCGCGCCCGAGCGCGACGTGCGGCTCGGCCGGCTACGCCTATCGGGCAACGACCGCCGCATGTTCATCGATGGCAAGCCGCTGGAGCTTTCGCCGCGCGAATTCGCCGTGCTGGAGCTGCTGCTGCAGCGCCAGGGCCGCGTGGTCAGCAAGGCGCAGCTGCAGGACCATCTCGCCACTTTCGCGCATCCCGCAGGGGAAGGCGGCGACACGGTCGGCGATACCGCCATCGAGGTCTACGTGCACCGCGTGCGCAAGAAGCTCGAAGAATGCGACGTGGAGATCGTGACCGTGCGCGGCTTCGGCTACCTGCTGCAGATCCGCGCCGGCACCTGA
- a CDS encoding TRAP transporter substrate-binding protein, producing MERRSFLLKASAVAATGALAACGKEEKAAAPAAAGASAPAVIGSNPAVEWRLASSFPKSLDTIYGGAELLSQRVKELTDGKFNIKVFAAGELVPGLQVLDSVQNNTVQIGHTAGYYYFGKNPTLCFDTTVPFGLTSRQQNAWMMQGNGMKLMREFFKEYNVVNFLGGNTNAQMGGWFRKEIKTVADLQGLKYRIAGFAGVVLSRLGVVPQQIAGGDIYPALEKGTIDAAEWVGPYDDEKLGFYKVAPYYYYPGWWEGSAQLSFYSSATEYEKLPALYKRALETATIEVHTNMMAKYDTVNPQALARLLENGVKLRPFSKEIMEACFKATQDAYAEETAKNPSFKKIYDDWRVFRNNEAAWFNVAEQAFSQFSFSRKL from the coding sequence ATGGAACGTCGTTCCTTTCTGTTGAAGGCATCGGCCGTGGCCGCCACGGGTGCGCTGGCCGCGTGCGGCAAGGAAGAAAAGGCCGCCGCGCCGGCCGCCGCCGGTGCCAGCGCACCGGCCGTGATCGGCAGCAATCCGGCCGTGGAATGGCGCCTGGCTTCGAGCTTCCCCAAGTCGCTTGACACCATCTACGGTGGCGCCGAACTGCTGTCGCAACGGGTCAAGGAACTGACCGACGGCAAATTCAACATCAAGGTCTTCGCCGCCGGCGAACTCGTGCCGGGGCTGCAGGTGCTGGACTCGGTGCAAAACAACACCGTCCAGATCGGCCACACCGCCGGCTACTACTACTTCGGCAAAAACCCGACGTTGTGCTTTGACACCACCGTCCCGTTCGGCCTGACCTCGCGCCAGCAAAACGCCTGGATGATGCAGGGCAATGGCATGAAGCTGATGCGCGAATTCTTCAAGGAATACAACGTCGTCAATTTCCTGGGCGGCAATACCAACGCGCAGATGGGCGGCTGGTTCCGCAAGGAGATCAAGACGGTTGCCGACCTGCAGGGCCTGAAGTACCGGATCGCCGGTTTCGCTGGCGTGGTGCTGTCGCGCCTGGGCGTGGTGCCGCAGCAGATTGCTGGCGGCGACATCTATCCCGCGCTGGAAAAAGGCACCATCGATGCGGCGGAATGGGTTGGCCCGTACGATGACGAGAAGCTCGGCTTCTACAAGGTCGCCCCGTACTACTATTACCCTGGCTGGTGGGAAGGCAGCGCGCAGCTGTCCTTCTACTCGTCGGCAACCGAGTACGAGAAGCTGCCCGCGCTGTACAAGCGCGCGCTGGAAACGGCCACGATCGAAGTCCACACCAACATGATGGCCAAGTACGACACGGTCAATCCGCAAGCGCTGGCCCGCCTGCTGGAAAACGGCGTGAAGCTGCGTCCGTTCTCCAAGGAAATCATGGAAGCCTGCTTCAAGGCCACCCAGGACGCCTACGCCGAGGAAACCGCCAAGAATCCGTCGTTCAAGAAGATCTACGACGACTGGCGCGTCTTTCGCAACAACGAAGCAGCATGGTTCAACGTGGCCGAGCAGGCATTCTCGCAGTTCAGCTTTTCACGCAAGCTGTAA
- a CDS encoding SET domain-containing protein, with protein sequence MAEQAKQAELKQEGTDAKDARRVKSPKQGKRKTASDRVEVRRSGVHGKGVYANAPIAEGERIIEYKGEHISWKEALKRHPHDPADPNHTFYFSLEDGDVIDAKFGGNRARWINHACEPNCEAREKKGRVFIHALRDIAGGEELFYDYGLVIDARYTKKLKKEFECRCGSPKCRGTMLAPKEKKARQGA encoded by the coding sequence ATGGCGGAACAGGCAAAGCAAGCGGAATTGAAGCAGGAAGGGACTGACGCGAAAGACGCCAGGCGCGTCAAGAGTCCGAAGCAAGGCAAGCGCAAGACCGCGTCCGACCGCGTGGAAGTGCGCCGCTCTGGCGTGCATGGCAAGGGCGTCTATGCGAACGCGCCGATTGCCGAGGGCGAGCGCATCATCGAATACAAGGGCGAGCACATCTCGTGGAAGGAAGCGCTCAAGCGCCATCCGCACGATCCGGCGGATCCCAACCATACCTTCTACTTCAGCCTGGAAGACGGCGACGTGATCGACGCCAAGTTCGGCGGCAACCGCGCGCGCTGGATCAACCACGCCTGCGAGCCCAATTGCGAGGCGCGCGAGAAGAAGGGGCGGGTGTTCATCCACGCGCTGCGCGACATCGCCGGCGGCGAGGAGCTGTTCTATGACTATGGGTTGGTGATCGACGCGCGCTACACCAAGAAGCTCAAAAAGGAGTTCGAGTGCCGCTGCGGCAGCCCGAAATGCCGCGGCACCATGCTGGCGCCGAAGGAAAAGAAGGCTAGGCAGGGCGCTTGA
- a CDS encoding class II aldolase/adducin family protein has translation MAVANCHPAEWEARVKLAACYRIFDRLGWTELIYNHITLRLPPEAGGDGGNPHFLINPFGLRYAEVTASNLVKIDLAGQVIGESRWPVNPAGFTVHAAIHAGIPGAHCVMHTHTTAGMAVACSAQGLSMSNFYAAQLFDKVAYHPFEGITVHDDEGPRLVRNIGDKPAVILRNHGLLAWGDSIARTFSTLWLLNRACEIQLATLAMGAALPVPEEIQRKCTRDSLQFNPKFGAGEDVFAALTREINRIDKSYRD, from the coding sequence ATGGCTGTTGCCAACTGTCATCCGGCGGAATGGGAGGCGCGCGTCAAGCTCGCCGCCTGCTACCGCATCTTCGACCGGCTGGGCTGGACCGAGCTGATCTACAACCACATCACCTTGCGCCTGCCGCCGGAGGCTGGTGGCGACGGCGGCAATCCCCATTTCCTGATCAATCCCTTTGGCCTGCGCTATGCGGAGGTCACGGCTTCCAACCTGGTGAAAATCGATCTGGCGGGGCAGGTCATCGGTGAGAGCCGCTGGCCGGTCAACCCGGCCGGCTTCACCGTGCATGCGGCCATCCACGCCGGCATCCCGGGCGCGCACTGCGTCATGCACACGCACACCACGGCGGGCATGGCGGTCGCCTGTTCGGCGCAGGGCCTGTCGATGAGCAACTTCTACGCAGCGCAATTGTTCGACAAGGTGGCCTACCATCCGTTTGAGGGCATTACCGTGCACGACGACGAAGGGCCGCGCCTGGTGCGCAATATCGGCGACAAGCCCGCCGTGATCCTGCGCAATCATGGCCTGCTAGCCTGGGGCGACAGCATTGCACGTACCTTTTCCACGCTCTGGCTGCTCAACCGCGCCTGCGAGATCCAGCTGGCTACGCTGGCCATGGGGGCGGCGCTGCCGGTGCCCGAGGAGATCCAGCGCAAGTGCACGCGCGACTCGCTGCAGTTCAATCCCAAGTTCGGCGCGGGCGAAGATGTGTTTGCAGCACTGACCCGTGAAATTAACCGTATCGATAAATCGTATCGTGATTAG
- a CDS encoding sensor histidine kinase — MWLRPRPPQPPKALTDAAGGASGKAATPAATPSARSPSTQSLRVHLLRALATPLFALVLTSGSLSYWLAAHYTTQVFDRALYGVANNIAQQIRIAGPRLEQDIPMIAQTLVEAEGTDRIYWRIHGPDGLIGGMDTWLGYGTGQTSLHDARLFYAWFSGRQVRAVRLPVNLPSPASDELATSEAGRVPRGPIVVEVAELLDRRETAANEILLSVSVPLILLLVVGSLILSHVLKEELVPLQILTDKLNRQTARSLAPLDETQVPAEVEPLIRALNALLARLRDALDAQRKFIADAAHQLRTPLTAVKLHADRAVQSVDPAVTDHALRELQSAADRAVRLSNQLLSLARAEPGLSLERLGPIEHFDLATLAFETGAEWVPQALARQIDLGFETLPGPTFTGAAPSTVRGNRLLMREALSNLIDNAVKYVPPGGRITVRAGGEALGHRGMAVVMVEDNGPGIALARREEVFKRFFRGDHTPGPNAPAQPPGGAGLGLAIVHEIIGLHQGTIRIEDVPASGEEVEARGMRFVIRIPCEAAGTV; from the coding sequence ATGTGGCTGCGCCCACGTCCTCCCCAGCCTCCCAAGGCCCTGACCGATGCCGCCGGTGGCGCATCCGGCAAAGCCGCAACGCCCGCCGCGACGCCATCCGCGCGCTCGCCCTCCACGCAAAGCCTGCGCGTGCACTTGCTGCGCGCACTGGCCACGCCACTGTTCGCGCTGGTGCTGACCAGCGGCTCGCTCTCCTACTGGCTGGCGGCGCACTACACCACGCAGGTATTCGACCGCGCGCTGTATGGCGTGGCCAACAATATCGCCCAGCAGATCCGCATTGCCGGCCCCCGGCTGGAGCAAGACATCCCGATGATTGCGCAGACGCTGGTCGAGGCCGAAGGCACCGACCGCATCTACTGGCGCATCCACGGCCCCGACGGGCTGATCGGCGGCATGGACACCTGGCTGGGCTACGGCACCGGGCAAACCTCGCTGCACGATGCGCGGCTCTTCTACGCCTGGTTCAGCGGGCGCCAGGTGCGCGCCGTGCGGCTACCGGTCAACCTGCCCAGCCCGGCCTCGGATGAACTGGCCACCAGCGAAGCCGGGCGCGTCCCGCGCGGGCCCATCGTGGTGGAAGTGGCTGAACTGCTGGATCGGCGCGAGACCGCCGCCAACGAAATCCTGCTTTCGGTCTCCGTGCCGCTGATCCTGCTGCTGGTGGTGGGCAGCCTGATCCTCTCGCACGTGCTCAAGGAAGAGCTGGTGCCGCTGCAGATCCTCACCGACAAGCTCAATCGCCAGACCGCGCGCTCGCTGGCGCCGCTCGATGAAACCCAGGTGCCGGCCGAAGTGGAGCCGCTGATCCGCGCGCTCAACGCGCTGCTGGCCAGGCTGCGCGATGCGCTGGACGCGCAGCGCAAGTTCATCGCCGATGCCGCGCACCAGTTGCGCACGCCGCTCACCGCCGTCAAGCTGCATGCCGACCGTGCGGTGCAGTCGGTGGATCCCGCGGTGACGGACCACGCGCTGCGCGAGCTGCAATCGGCGGCCGACCGCGCGGTGCGCCTGTCCAACCAGTTGCTCTCGCTGGCCCGTGCGGAGCCTGGGCTGTCGCTGGAGCGGCTGGGCCCGATCGAGCATTTCGACCTGGCCACGCTGGCCTTCGAGACCGGCGCCGAGTGGGTGCCGCAGGCGCTGGCGCGCCAGATCGACCTTGGCTTCGAGACCTTGCCCGGCCCCACCTTTACCGGCGCGGCGCCCTCCACGGTACGCGGCAACCGCTTGCTGATGCGCGAAGCGCTCAGCAACCTGATCGACAATGCCGTGAAATATGTGCCACCCGGCGGGCGCATCACCGTGCGTGCCGGCGGCGAGGCGCTTGGCCATCGTGGCATGGCGGTGGTGATGGTGGAAGACAACGGGCCAGGCATTGCGCTGGCGCGCCGCGAGGAAGTCTTCAAGCGCTTCTTCCGCGGCGACCATACGCCGGGGCCCAATGCACCGGCGCAACCGCCCGGCGGCGCGGGCCTGGGGCTGGCGATCGTGCATGAGATCATCGGCCTGCATCAGGGCACCATCCGCATTGAGGATGTGCCCGCCTCCGGGGAGGAGGTTGAGGCACGCGGCATGCGCTTTGTGATCCGCATCCCGTGCGAGGCCGCCGGGACGGTCTGA
- a CDS encoding DUF2272 domain-containing protein — MHLRSPRGRFPQLYSQRFPQNFPQARALGLSLLMTLALVSGCTTPAPPARPQAIPLPDTEKPVTTPGATQRQRIVEIAWQEWQRWGGQTVRLGRDDTACVADSPLPAPVLPGMPVAGGNADGADAADRSADREEEESGESACLHFPDGTGMEATPQGCKLAQRYWAIVGKAVTCRQITQGNWAWSAVFISWVMRKAGLDDRQFLTGDSHSMYVVDARDGILPAPAFRIEPLPAMPRPGDVICAARGRDKYLDSAAEIGFGTTPMHCDIVVEVDPAARLVKAIGGNVQQSVSMELIELGDSGMIDGVTNSHMPWLLIMRNTLP, encoded by the coding sequence ATGCACCTTCGTTCGCCGCGCGGCAGATTTCCACAGCTTTATTCACAACGTTTCCCACAAAATTTTCCACAGGCACGAGCGCTTGGCCTGAGCCTGCTGATGACGCTCGCGCTGGTCTCGGGTTGCACCACGCCTGCTCCGCCCGCCCGGCCTCAGGCGATCCCCCTCCCCGATACGGAAAAACCCGTCACAACGCCCGGCGCCACGCAGCGCCAGCGCATCGTCGAGATCGCCTGGCAGGAATGGCAGCGCTGGGGTGGCCAGACCGTGCGCCTGGGCCGTGACGACACCGCGTGCGTGGCCGACAGCCCGCTGCCGGCACCCGTATTACCCGGCATGCCGGTGGCGGGGGGCAATGCGGATGGTGCGGATGCCGCAGACCGCTCCGCCGATCGCGAGGAAGAAGAGAGCGGCGAGTCAGCCTGCCTGCACTTTCCCGATGGCACCGGCATGGAGGCCACGCCGCAGGGCTGCAAGCTCGCCCAACGCTACTGGGCCATCGTGGGCAAGGCCGTCACCTGCCGCCAGATCACCCAGGGAAACTGGGCCTGGTCTGCCGTATTCATTTCCTGGGTGATGCGCAAGGCGGGCCTTGACGATCGCCAGTTCCTGACTGGCGATTCGCATTCGATGTACGTGGTGGACGCGCGCGACGGCATCCTGCCCGCGCCGGCGTTCCGCATCGAGCCGTTGCCCGCCATGCCCCGCCCGGGCGATGTGATCTGCGCCGCGCGCGGGCGCGACAAGTACCTCGACAGCGCGGCCGAGATCGGCTTTGGCACCACGCCCATGCACTGCGACATCGTGGTCGAGGTCGACCCGGCGGCACGCCTGGTCAAGGCCATCGGCGGCAATGTCCAGCAATCGGTGTCGATGGAGCTAATCGAGCTCGGCGATTCGGGCATGATCGACGGCGTCACCAACTCGCACATGCCGTGGCTGCTGATCATGCGCAACACGCTGCCCTGA
- a CDS encoding HU family DNA-binding protein — MTKTELIDAIAAGVDGLTKAKAEQALNVTLGAIMEAVAKGDTLSLIGFGTFSQGERGERMARNPRTGEEIKVEAAKTVKFKAGQKFKDAVNQ, encoded by the coding sequence ATGACGAAAACCGAACTGATCGACGCCATCGCGGCCGGCGTGGACGGCCTGACCAAAGCCAAGGCAGAACAAGCGCTGAACGTGACGCTTGGCGCCATCATGGAAGCCGTGGCCAAGGGCGACACCCTGAGCTTGATCGGCTTTGGCACCTTCAGCCAGGGCGAGCGCGGCGAACGCATGGCGCGCAACCCGCGCACCGGCGAAGAAATCAAGGTCGAAGCCGCCAAGACCGTCAAGTTCAAGGCTGGCCAGAAGTTCAAGGACGCAGTGAACCAGTAA